The proteins below are encoded in one region of Bacillus vallismortis:
- the panB gene encoding 3-methyl-2-oxobutanoate hydroxymethyltransferase, protein MKTKLDFLKMKETEEPIVMLTAYDYPAAKLAEQAGVDMILVGDSLGMVVLGLDSTVGVTVQDMIHHTKAVKRGAPHTFIVTDMPFMSYHLSKEDTLKNAAAIVQESGADALKLEGGEGVFESIRALTLGGIPVVSHLGLTPQSVGVLGGYKVQGKDEQSAKKLIEDSIKCEEAGAMMLVLECVPAELTAKITEMLSIPVIGIGAGVKADGQVLVYHDIIGHGVERTPKFVKQYTQIDETIETAISGYVQDVRQRAFPEQKHSFQMNQTVLDGLYGGK, encoded by the coding sequence ATGAAAACAAAGCTCGATTTTCTAAAAATGAAGGAGACTGAAGAACCAATTGTGATGCTGACCGCTTATGATTATCCGGCAGCTAAGCTTGCTGAACAAGCGGGAGTTGACATGATTTTAGTCGGTGATTCACTCGGAATGGTCGTCCTTGGCCTTGATTCAACTGTCGGCGTGACGGTTCAAGACATGATCCATCATACGAAAGCCGTTAAAAGGGGCGCGCCACATACATTTATCGTAACGGATATGCCATTTATGTCTTATCACCTGTCCAAGGAGGATACGCTAAAAAATGCAGCCGCTATCGTTCAGGAAAGCGGGGCTGACGCATTGAAGCTGGAGGGCGGAGAAGGCGTATTTGAATCCATTCGCGCATTGACGCTTGGGGGCATTCCGGTAGTCAGTCACTTAGGCCTCACGCCGCAGTCAGTCGGTGTATTGGGCGGATATAAAGTACAGGGAAAAGATGAACAAAGCGCTAAAAAATTAATAGAAGACAGTATAAAATGCGAAGAAGCGGGAGCCATGATGCTTGTGCTGGAATGTGTCCCTGCAGAACTCACAGCCAAAATTACAGAGATGCTAAGCATACCTGTCATCGGAATCGGGGCCGGTGTGAAAGCGGACGGACAAGTTCTCGTTTATCATGATATTATCGGCCACGGTGTAGAGAGAACACCTAAATTTGTAAAGCAATATACGCAAATTGACGAAACAATCGAAACCGCAATCAGCGGATATGTCCAGGATGTAAGACAGCGTGCTTTCCCTGAACAAAAGCATTCCTTTCAAATGAATCAGACAGTGCTGGACGGCTTGTACGGAGGAAAATAA